In Leptospira levettii, the genomic window CCTAGGTTTTTTTATACCTATCGACTTTGTTTCATTTTAACAAGTCTTGAGGGTATCCCATCCCAAAGAGATAGGATAGGAATTTACCTCTGTCCACTTTTTAGCTATTAATTTTCTGTTCCTGTCTTTTGGGAAATTTGTTTCGAAAAGGATTTTGCTTCATCGAGTCGTAACGAAAGGATCTTTGAAATCCCTGGTTCTTCATTGGTGACTCCAAATATTGCATTGGCCCTTGAGATCGTGGATTGTGCGTGAGAGACAACAATGAATTGAGTTTTGTCTTTGAAACGGTCAAGGATTTGGCAAAAACGAAGTTTGTTTGCTTCATCAAGTGCTGCATCAATCTCATCTAAAAAGCAGAATGGACTTGGTTTCACCATGTAAATTGCAAAAAGAAGTGCAATCGCCGTGAGTGATTTTTCACCACCAGATAACAAACGTAAGTTTTGAACATGTTTGCCCGGAGGTTCTGCCATAATTTCAACCCCAGAATTCAAAGAGTCTTCTTTTTCTGTAAGTTCTAAAGTAGCTCGTCCCCCATTAAACAATGTGGAGAATGTTTCTTGGAAGTTTTCCTTGATCCTTTCAAAGGTCAATTGGAAGAGTTTTTCTGACTCTTCATTGATCCGTTTTAAAACTTCTTCGATATCTTTTTTCGAACTTTCAATGTCTTGTTTTTGTTTTAAATTGTGTTCGAAAATTTCTTTGATATTGCGATACTCTTCAATGGCAAGTGGGTTGATGGAACCAAGTAGTTGGATTTCTGATTTGGCAGAACGTAGGCGTCTTTCTTCTGCTTTTTGTTCCAACTCTAGACCTCCCCTTTCAGCTTCTAACTCTGAATCGGTTAAGGAATAATCGTTGTACAACTCTTCCACTAGGGAATCAATTTGTACTTTTAGTGCAGAACTTGTTCGCTCTTTTTCAGAAAGAAGTGGAAGTAAATTTTGGAATACTTCTTGGTTTTTGGAAATATTCGATTTGATCCCAGAAATTTCTTCCACTAAAGTTTGTAAGGTTTCCTTTTCTGATTCCAAAATACGACTCATCGAAAGGAATTCCTGGTAAGCTTCTTCAATTTCCTTTTCTAAGAACTCAACTTCCTTTTCAAGACTTTCCTTTTTCTCTCGGATCACCGACTCTTGTTCTTTGGCACTGGTGATTCGGAATTGGATTTCACCTATCCTTTCCTCAAGGACTGAAATTTCCTTTTGTTGGTTTTCCAACCTTGAATTCGATTCGAGTAGTTTTTTCTCTAACTCTACAATTTGAGTTCTAGTTTCTTCCCATTGGTTTCTAAAAAGAATGATATTACTCTGGTTATCTCGAATACCACGCGTTAGGTTTTCGTTTTCTAATATTAAATCTTCGATCTCTTGGTCGATGGATTCTTTTTTGGATAAGATTCCATCTTTATCAAACAGAAGGTTTCTAAAATCATCTTCTTTTTTGAGGAAATCAGTGAGTTTTTCAGAATACAGATCCAAACGAATTTCTTTTAAAACTTCTTTTGCTTCCGTAAGTTTAGAACCTTCTAACTCTTGGAGTGCCGATTGTAATTTGATTTGGAATTCACTGGTAAGAGAGACTAGTTCCAACTTGTTTTGGTTTCGAATCTCTTCACCTTCTTTGGATTCTCTTTTTTTGTTTTCTAACTCTTGGATGAGTTCGAGGATGACTGTCTTTTGTTTTTCGCGAAGGATGATATGTCGTTTTTCATTTTCCCCAATGCGAATTTCCTTCTCTTCGATTGCTTTTTCTTCTTCTTTGATGGAAAGTTCTAAAGAAACACGTTTGGATTCTAATTCTGTAATTTCTTCTTGGAGAGTTGCTTGGATTTCCCTTTGGCGTTCGTTTTCGAGTTCAATTGCCTTTTTTTCCACTTCCAATTTGATTGTGGCTTGGTTTTCCAATTCTAAGGAAGATAAGATTTCACCAATGCGTAATTCATATTCTTGGATGAAGGTTTTGTTTTTTGCGATTTTTTCTTTTTGGATTTGGCTTTTAGAAAGATGATCGAATAATTTTTTATCAATCTCTGCAATCTCTCTTTCTTTTGCTTCCTTGATCGTTTCCTTTTCGGAAATCAAATTGGTTTCATTCTGGATGAGGGATAAAATCGATTTGTTTTTTTCCCGGATTTCTTGTAGTTCCTCATCCGATTTTTTCATCCTACGTTTGAAGTCTCTCAGTTTGAGGTAACGTAAGTTTTTATCGGATTCATCTAAATCAGATTTGAGTTTGAAGTATTGTTCTGCTTTTTCGGATTGTTTTTCTTTAACTTCCAAATCCTTTTGCATGGAACTCATAATGTCGTGGATACGAAGTAGGTTTTGGTTTGTGTCTTCTAATTTTTTAGTCGCTTCTTTACGGTCTAATTTAAAACGACTCACACCAGCAGCTTCTTCAAAGATAGCACGTCTTTCTTCCGGTTTGGAATTGAGGATTTGGTCCACTCGACCTTGTTCTAGAATGCTATAACTGGATTTACCAATCCCTGTATCGAGTAAGGTTTTTTCGATGTCCTTTCTTGTGGTACGGATATCATTTAAGTAGTATTCATTTTCACCATCAGGGTAAAGCCTACGAGTGATTTTGACGGAAGGGTAATCGATATTAAAAAAGCGGTCATCATTATCAAATAAGATGGACACTTCGGAAAAGCCAGCGGCTCGCCTACTCTCTGTTCCGTGAAAAATAACATCGTCCATTTTTTCGCCGCGGAGTCCTTTGGCACTTTTTTCACCAAAAACCCATTTTACGGAATCGACAATATTTGATTTTCCCGAACCATTAGGTCCGACGACTGCGGTAAACCCTGGATCAAAATTGATCTCGGTCTCATCTGCAAAAGTTTTGAATCCAACAATGTTTAGGCTTTTTAAATGCATATCTGTTTTGCCGTTTGATTTCCTTGTTTCCCAGTTGACAGACCCTGAGAGACATAAGAAAAAACCTTAGATAGTATTATGTCCCAAATGATCGATCCGATTTCCAGTGAAATTTTTGAACGGAAGCCCTACTTACAAAATTATTTCAAAAACTTTGTGTCCGATCACAAGTGGGAATTGGCTTCGGCAAAGAAGGAAGGAGAATATTATGTCTCATTAGATGGGAACCCACTCTCTTCTTCCTTCTCCCCCCTAACCCAAGCAATACGGCTACTCGAAACCTATTCTTTAAAAGCGACTGATATAGTCATACTATTTGGACTCGGGAACCCACACCTTTTAACGAACGTTAATGAGAAACTAAACCCGGGACAAATTGTAATTTTTGTGGGAGAAGAGGAAACTCTTGTTCCAATCTTATGGGATACTTTCTTAAAACCAATTTTACAAGTGCCAGGAAGGCATTTGTTTTCGGGAGAACTCTTTTATCCTTTATTTTTTAATTACTTAGAATCCCTTCCCATTGAACGAGTGAGTGGACTGAAGATCATTCGCAACCCCACAGACACAAATCGAAATCCCATTTACAAAGAATTAGAAGACAAAACACAAACTGTTTTTTCTGCCAAGATGAGCGACCTACTCACCAAGTTTGAGTTTGAACGGTTATGGATCAAAAACAGTGTTTATAATTTAGTTCATGCAGAAAACTCCCCTCCAATCAAATTTCCAATTTCGTTTTTACGAGATAAATTCAAAGGCCTCACCGCTGTACTGGTGTCAGCTGGTCCAAGCTTACGAAAGAACCTTTCTTGGTTACAGGAAGTAAGAGACAAAGTTTTCATTCTATCTTGTGATACTTCATTGAAAGTACTCATCAAAGCAGGAATCAAAGCAGACGGTGTTGTCACACTCGATGCCCAAACCAATTCCTTTTTTCATTTTATGGGTGAGTCACTGAGAGAGATCCCACTGTTTGCCGACCTTGTGAGCTCCCCCACACTACTCCGCGAACCAATGTTCCAAACTGTTTTCCATTCTGTGACTGCAAAATACCAAGTGGATGCGGAAGGATCCCTTGTCAGAGAAGTGACAGCAGGTGGGGAACTTGCGGAACATGTATTCCAAGATGTAGGTGATATCCAATCAGGCGGGTCTGTGGCAACCACCGCCTTTGACATGTTACGGTTTATGGGATTTGGAAGTGTTTATTTTCTAGGTCAGGACCTTGCGTATTCTGGACGTGAAATTCATTCCACAGGTACCCATCATAACGAAAAATGGTTAACCTTAGTCAGTCGAAAAAACAGTCTCGAACGCATCAATGAAGTCATCATCAGAAAACGCGAAACTCGTTTTGTTCCCTCTTGTAGCGGTAACGAGGTGTTAACGGATTATGTTCTCGATTTATACCGTCACTGGTTTGAGGAGTCAGCGACTAGTGTGAAAGAGATGTCACTCTGGAATGTGAATGAAGATGGTGCAGAGATTGTAGGCATTCCATCACTTTCTCCTAAGGCCGCCAAAGACAAGTTAACTTCTGTTCCCAATCATCATTACCCTTGGAGAGACCATCCAATTTGGTCGGGAATACTAGCGAAAGACAAAGTTTTTGCTGGCAGATATGAAGGAAAAGGCCTCACGAAAGGATTTGATACCAAAAAAACCAAACAAAATCGTAACGACCGAGAGACAATCACCACACAAGGCACCATTCCCAAAAGTGGAGAAGGACTTTTCCAGAAGATCAAAACTGACCTAACCTTTATCGAATCCAAACTAAATGTTTTTGAGATGGAAACTTCGGATACCTCCTTCCAAGATTCTGAAATTTGGATTTGGATGCAAAGTGAATCCTATTTACGGAGGCTCATCCGAAAAACAGAAATTTATTTATTACGCCATAAAGATTTGGATTTAAAACGAAAAAACCAGATCCTCATCCAGTCCATCCGTAAAGAGATCCGGTATTTGAAACGAAGTCTTTATCCGATGATGGATTCGTTTCCAGAAAAAGGATGAAAGACTGCATTGTCTTCAAACTCTGGGAAATAATCAAAAAATAATTTTTGGGAGACCACTCGGTAAGCAAAAGGATTTTTTTCCGCATAACCATCCGTATGTGGTAATGCTGGCAATTGGTGGAAATTGATACGCTCTTCAAAATTAATAAAATCACGGCGAGTGAGTTCGGGGCGAAGTTCAAGCACTGTTTCTTTTAATAAATTCCAATCCAATTTGAAACTCATCCTTGCCCCGCGGAATGCTGGGGAACGTTCGAGTAAATTCACAATCCGTTTGACGGGGCAATCCATATGGTAATACTTTGTGAGGTATACTTTTACATACCTAGCGGCAAGACCAACGGGTTCCCAAACAAGTTCTGATTCTACATTTTGTTCTTCTTCTTTTTTAATTTCATTAAGGACTAAGTGAAGTTCAGGGATCGAAAGTTTTCCTGTCATGATGAGTGTGGATTCTTCCATTCCAAACTCACCATAATACAACCATTTGTAGAAGTCTTGGATTTCCGCCTCTGGGTGGTCTTCTACAAACTTAGTGATGAGAAAGAGTTTTTCTTTCTGCGAGAGTGTAGATTCCCTTTCATTTTGCATATTGGGAAGCTCTCAGTTCCTTACCTGAAATGAGACGTTTGATATTTTCCCGATGGGAATAGGTGATGAGAAAAAAAGTAGCCACTAACACAAAAAAGATGATTGGTTGGTAGTTGGAACTAGGTAATACTTTAGAAGAACCAAAATACCAAAAGGGCATGGAAAGAGTTCCGATGATAGACCCAAGGGAAACAAATCCAGAGATTTTATAAACGATAAAAAAGATCAGAAGAGCACAGAGTGTTACAATGGGGACAAGGGTCATGTACACACCAAGGGCTGTTGCGACACCTTTGCCACCTCGAAAGTGGAGAAAGGGTGTGAACGTATGGCCAAGGATGGCGACAGATCCAAGAAGGATTTCGGTTGTTGTGAGGGAGTAAGGGGAATCAATGTAGGAGGCTGAAATGACAGGGATGGCACCTTTTAGTGCATCAAGAAGCAGAGCTAAAAATCCATACTTCCAACCAATCACTCGGCCGACATTTGTGGCGCCGATATTACGACTCCCGTGCTCACGGATGTCAATCCCTCGCACTTGTTTGGCAAGGATAAACCCCACCGGAATGCCACCAAAAAGGTAACTGAATAGGATCGCGGCAAGAATCATTCCCTGCCCTCCTTTCCTTCGTTTCGGTTCCGGAGTTCGATCTCAACCGCAAGGCCGTCGAGTCCAAATTCCTTTACAATACTCTTTCGGTAGAAACTCAAAATATTTGAGGGAAAGAGTTTTGTGTCGTTCACGAAGAACAATATTTTAAAAGGGATCTGCGAGACCTGGGTGGCGTAATACACCTTCGGAGGTCGGTTTGATGCCTTCTGTACCTTATTTTTTCCCCCCCACTTGCTTAACCAGTCATTTAATTGGCGGGTTGTGAGCTTTTTTTGGGACTTTTCAAAGAGGGAAACCACTTCCTCTAAGAGTTTGTGGGTACGGAGTTTTTCTTTTGCTGAAAGAGAAAGAAGTGGGCGTTCTTTTAGAATCGAAAGTTTTCCTTCCATTCTGTCTTTGTAGTGTTTCCAGGAATTGGATTCTTTTTCAGGAACCAAGTCCCATTTGTTCACTGCGACAATCATCGGTTTACCGAGTTCTTGGATTTCCCCAAAGATCTTTTTGTCAAATTCTCCAAGGCCTTTCATGGCATCGACAAGGAGGACAACCACGTCAGCTTCCCCTAAACTATGTAAGGTTCGTTTGTAAGAATAAAATTCCAAACTTTCGCTTGTTTTGGATTTCCTTCTGATCCCCGCCGTATCGATGATTTCCAATTTATGGTTTTGGAAGTAAAACTGATCGGAAACAGAATCCCTTGTTGTGCCAGGGACATCACTCACCACTGCACGTTTATAACCAAGGAAGGTATTGAGTAGTGACGACTTACCAGAGTTTGGTTTTCCGATGATGGCAATTTTGCAATACGGATCCTCTTGGGTTTTGATTTTATCTGGAAGGAAAAAATTAATCTTTTGGTAGAGTAAATCAAAATTCCTGCGACCCAGGGCAGAGATCGGAAGTAGTTCGTTTAACCCCAGTTTGTAAAATGGTTCCAGATCATATTCGTCTTGTTCTGTATCCACTTTGTTGATAAGTGTTAGTACATTTTTACTTTTAAGAATTTCATCTTTTTTGAAAAGATCAATGAGTTTATGATCATACTTCCGTAAGTCTTTGTGATCGATCACATGTAGGATGAGATCAGAATTACGTAAGTGTTCAAAGGCAATCTCAATGATTTCTTTTGAGATTTCATCAATGTTTTCAATGTCAAGACCTGGTGTATCAGACAACGTAAAAGGAATTTTAAACTCAGAACGTTCGACAGTCTTTTGTAAAACATCCCTGGTTACACCCGCTGTGTTTTCTGTGATGGCACTTTGTGCTCGGAGAATGGCATTAAATAATGTGGATTTTCCCACATTTTGTCTACCAACAATGGTAACGACGGGAAGTCCCTTCATTTGCGTAAATGTTCCTTCATGG contains:
- a CDS encoding chromosome segregation SMC family protein gives rise to the protein MHLKSLNIVGFKTFADETEINFDPGFTAVVGPNGSGKSNIVDSVKWVFGEKSAKGLRGEKMDDVIFHGTESRRAAGFSEVSILFDNDDRFFNIDYPSVKITRRLYPDGENEYYLNDIRTTRKDIEKTLLDTGIGKSSYSILEQGRVDQILNSKPEERRAIFEEAAGVSRFKLDRKEATKKLEDTNQNLLRIHDIMSSMQKDLEVKEKQSEKAEQYFKLKSDLDESDKNLRYLKLRDFKRRMKKSDEELQEIREKNKSILSLIQNETNLISEKETIKEAKEREIAEIDKKLFDHLSKSQIQKEKIAKNKTFIQEYELRIGEILSSLELENQATIKLEVEKKAIELENERQREIQATLQEEITELESKRVSLELSIKEEEKAIEEKEIRIGENEKRHIILREKQKTVILELIQELENKKRESKEGEEIRNQNKLELVSLTSEFQIKLQSALQELEGSKLTEAKEVLKEIRLDLYSEKLTDFLKKEDDFRNLLFDKDGILSKKESIDQEIEDLILENENLTRGIRDNQSNIILFRNQWEETRTQIVELEKKLLESNSRLENQQKEISVLEERIGEIQFRITSAKEQESVIREKKESLEKEVEFLEKEIEEAYQEFLSMSRILESEKETLQTLVEEISGIKSNISKNQEVFQNLLPLLSEKERTSSALKVQIDSLVEELYNDYSLTDSELEAERGGLELEQKAEERRLRSAKSEIQLLGSINPLAIEEYRNIKEIFEHNLKQKQDIESSKKDIEEVLKRINEESEKLFQLTFERIKENFQETFSTLFNGGRATLELTEKEDSLNSGVEIMAEPPGKHVQNLRLLSGGEKSLTAIALLFAIYMVKPSPFCFLDEIDAALDEANKLRFCQILDRFKDKTQFIVVSHAQSTISRANAIFGVTNEEPGISKILSLRLDEAKSFSKQISQKTGTEN
- a CDS encoding motility associated factor glycosyltransferase family protein, yielding MSQMIDPISSEIFERKPYLQNYFKNFVSDHKWELASAKKEGEYYVSLDGNPLSSSFSPLTQAIRLLETYSLKATDIVILFGLGNPHLLTNVNEKLNPGQIVIFVGEEETLVPILWDTFLKPILQVPGRHLFSGELFYPLFFNYLESLPIERVSGLKIIRNPTDTNRNPIYKELEDKTQTVFSAKMSDLLTKFEFERLWIKNSVYNLVHAENSPPIKFPISFLRDKFKGLTAVLVSAGPSLRKNLSWLQEVRDKVFILSCDTSLKVLIKAGIKADGVVTLDAQTNSFFHFMGESLREIPLFADLVSSPTLLREPMFQTVFHSVTAKYQVDAEGSLVREVTAGGELAEHVFQDVGDIQSGGSVATTAFDMLRFMGFGSVYFLGQDLAYSGREIHSTGTHHNEKWLTLVSRKNSLERINEVIIRKRETRFVPSCSGNEVLTDYVLDLYRHWFEESATSVKEMSLWNVNEDGAEIVGIPSLSPKAAKDKLTSVPNHHYPWRDHPIWSGILAKDKVFAGRYEGKGLTKGFDTKKTKQNRNDRETITTQGTIPKSGEGLFQKIKTDLTFIESKLNVFEMETSDTSFQDSEIWIWMQSESYLRRLIRKTEIYLLRHKDLDLKRKNQILIQSIRKEIRYLKRSLYPMMDSFPEKG
- the plsY gene encoding glycerol-3-phosphate 1-O-acyltransferase PlsY is translated as MILAAILFSYLFGGIPVGFILAKQVRGIDIREHGSRNIGATNVGRVIGWKYGFLALLLDALKGAIPVISASYIDSPYSLTTTEILLGSVAILGHTFTPFLHFRGGKGVATALGVYMTLVPIVTLCALLIFFIVYKISGFVSLGSIIGTLSMPFWYFGSSKVLPSSNYQPIIFFVLVATFFLITYSHRENIKRLISGKELRASQYAK
- the der gene encoding ribosome biogenesis GTPase Der translates to MKGLPVVTIVGRQNVGKSTLFNAILRAQSAITENTAGVTRDVLQKTVERSEFKIPFTLSDTPGLDIENIDEISKEIIEIAFEHLRNSDLILHVIDHKDLRKYDHKLIDLFKKDEILKSKNVLTLINKVDTEQDEYDLEPFYKLGLNELLPISALGRRNFDLLYQKINFFLPDKIKTQEDPYCKIAIIGKPNSGKSSLLNTFLGYKRAVVSDVPGTTRDSVSDQFYFQNHKLEIIDTAGIRRKSKTSESLEFYSYKRTLHSLGEADVVVLLVDAMKGLGEFDKKIFGEIQELGKPMIVAVNKWDLVPEKESNSWKHYKDRMEGKLSILKERPLLSLSAKEKLRTHKLLEEVVSLFEKSQKKLTTRQLNDWLSKWGGKNKVQKASNRPPKVYYATQVSQIPFKILFFVNDTKLFPSNILSFYRKSIVKEFGLDGLAVEIELRNRNEGKEGRE